The nucleotide sequence GGTTGGCCAACCCGGCGCGGATGGCCGTCACCGGGTTCTTCAACTCGTGCTCCAGGCGGCGCACGAAGCGGCGATGAGCCTCGCCCTGCTCCCGCCGGAGGTTCGCCACTTCGCCCGACCAGCGTCGGTTCACGGAGCGAATCGCCAGAGCTACCGCTCCCCAGAGGGCGCTGCCCGCCATCCCTATGAGAAGGACAGTGGTGGCCAAGTCGGCCCGGACGAACAGCACCGGGTCGGGCAGGGGCGCCCGCCGCCAGACCAGAAACAGCAGCACCCCGATCACCAGCGGTAGACCGCTCCAGAGCCCTCGCCTCACTCCCCTCGCTCCACCCGGCCCACGAAGCGGTACCCTTCGCCCACGACCGTCTCGATCAGGTCCGCTCGGTCCCCGAGCGCACGTCTGAGCTCGGCCACGCGAGCGTCCACTGCGCGAGTCCCGGCGGGATAGTCCCAGCCCCAGACGGCGTCGAGTAGCCTGTCGCGACTCAGCATCTCATCGGAATGAAGCATCATGTATTCCAGCAGGGCCAGAGCCCGGGCGGTGACCGGCTTTTCCCGGCCTGCGATCAGCAGCCGGCGCGAACGGCGGTCCAGCCTCACCGGCCCGCACCGGAGCGAGTCCGCTCCGGCGATGGGCTGGGCCTGCAGCCGGCTCCGGCGCAGGACGGCCCGGACGCGAGCTACCAGCTCGAAGGGCTCGAAGGGCTTGTTGAGGTAGTCGTCGGCCCCCTCCTCCAGGGCCATGGCCCTCTCCCCCGCCGCTCCCACCCGGGTGAGCAGGATCACCGGGGTCCAGTTGCCCGAGCGGCGGAGCCGGCGCAGGGCTTCCCGACCGTCCAGGCGGGGCATCAGTACGTCGAGGACGATCACGTCGGGAGAGAAGCTCTCGGCCTGGCGCAAGGCCTCCTCCCCGTCCCCGGCGATAGACACGCGGAAGCCGGCCCGCTCCAGCAACTGGCTGAGCTCGGTGGTGATGGCTGGCTCGTCGTCGGCTAGGAGTACTCTAGGACGAATGTCGGCCTGACTGCTCACTGCTGGGACCCTCAAGTAGATGGCACACTGACGAACGCGGATAGACCGCTGATGGGCACGGACAACGGACAAGGAGCGGCAAGCACAAATGTAGCAACATTAAGCATGTTGCGCGATTGCAGGCCGACCTCGGTCTCGGACGGGCGCCTGGTGAAGGCTGCTCCCCTTCACGCACACCACGGGAATCGCGTCTGGGGGCGCGAACTCCTCGATGCTAGATGTGACTCCGTTCTTCTCTGCAATCTCGGCCGTTAGGTCCTCCGAGCAACGCCAACGCAGACTACGCGCTCGTGGCCTTCTCACCCACGTAGAAGATGTGCTCGGAGAGGCCGAGGGTGTCCGGGTCCTCGCAGGTGGCGAGCATCAGGGCCGCCGCTTTCTCCTGCACCGCCTCTGGGGCCTCGTCGAGGCTCTTCAGCCCGGTGAGAACGCCCTTGCAGGCTGCCATACTCATGGTCCGGAAGCCGTGTCGCTCGAAGAACCTCCGAAAAGGCTCCGGCCTGGTGCGATAGGGGCTGATGACGTCATGCTCGTCGCACCTGTCGCTCCATAGTCCATCCACTCGGGGATTGCAGGGCACTTCGTCGCTGAGGAAGCGGTCGTGCTTCTCCCAGGTCAGCAAGCCCCTGATGAAGCTGTAGACGGTCAGAGCGGCGGCGATGATCCGGCCTCCCGGTTTGAGCACCTGCCACGTGGCCTGGGCGGCGCGGTCGCGATCTGACCGTCTGATGAGGTGATAGAACGGCCCATTGCTCAGGACGGCGTCGAAGGACTCTCTTCCCAGCGACACCACCTCCGTAGCATCCAAGACCAGGGCACGGAAGCGAGGGTGTCCCCCGTACTGCTCCTGAGCGCACTCTACCGCCCTGGGTGAGATGTCCACCAGGGTGATATCGAAGCCACGGTCGAGGAAGTCCTGCGAGTAGCTGCCGGGACCACCGCCTACGTCGAGGAGTCTTCCTCCGGCGGCGAAGTACCGGTCCACCAGGTGCAACACGAGGCGCTTCTCCAAGTGGTTGTAGAAGCTCTCGCTGAGGCGGGCCCTCTCCCGCTGCAGGTTGTCATCGTAGTACCGGGCCACTTGGTCCCCGGCGCTGACGGGCGGCCACCTCCTACTCAAGCCAGTCCTCCAGTATCAGACCTGCCGCGCCGACTAGCCGGGAGAAGTGCCTCGTATTGTGGGTCACCAGTGTGCCTTCACGGTCGAGAGCAATGCTGGCGATCAGCAGGTCAATGTCACCGATGGCCTGGCCGGCCTGCTTGAGCTGGGCCTTGAGCAGACCGAACCTACGCGCCGACCACTCGTCAAACGGCAGAACCGTCACGGCGGCAAGCAGCGTATCAACACGAGCCAGGTTCTCGACGGCATGCCGCGACTTGGCTGCCCCGTGTATCAGCTCGCCGACTGCGACAGCTGTGATGGCCAGCTCTTCGCCCGCCCCCATGTGTTCGGTCAAGTCCAGCTGTGAGCGCAGAATCGCCACACAGTGATCGCTGTCAAGGATCTTCACAGGTTGACACTGGGACGGGTACTCGGTTTGTCGCGCCCCGCAGCGATCTCCTCTGCCAGGTTCGCCAGGTCCTCCTCGTCCCGCCACAGGCCGAAGGCGGCCATTGCCGGGTGCAGCTCGCCCCGCTCAATCTTCTCCAGTATGGCTTCCTCCTGGCCCAATGCCCGAGCCAGCCGGAGCGCAGTGTGCGGTGTCCGCTCCAGGCGGTCTAGGTCCGCCACTCCGACAAGCGCGGCCACCGGGCGCTCTCGGCGCTTGATCACGAATCTCTCGCCAGCTGCCGCCCGGCTGAGTAGCTCAGAGAAACGGGCTTTCGCCTCAGCCACATTGATGGTCACCATTTACACCCCCAGCTATTGAGTCATTATGACCTGTTGACCTGAAGCATACCACCGAATGGTCAAGAATGCATGGCGAGCATCCGGCGCTCAGACCCGGCTTCGAGGCCTCGTCTTCGCCAGATCAGTCCGACTCCAGCCGCCCCTCGGCGCGCATCCGGGCCCCATACTCCTCCAGCACCGCCTTCTCTTCCGCGGTCAGCGTCGGCCGCTCCGCCACCGCT is from Anaerolineae bacterium and encodes:
- a CDS encoding response regulator transcription factor — encoded protein: MRPRVLLADDEPAITTELSQLLERAGFRVSIAGDGEEALRQAESFSPDVIVLDVLMPRLDGREALRRLRRSGNWTPVILLTRVGAAGERAMALEEGADDYLNKPFEPFELVARVRAVLRRSRLQAQPIAGADSLRCGPVRLDRRSRRLLIAGREKPVTARALALLEYMMLHSDEMLSRDRLLDAVWGWDYPAGTRAVDARVAELRRALGDRADLIETVVGEGYRFVGRVERGE
- a CDS encoding class I SAM-dependent methyltransferase — translated: MSRRWPPVSAGDQVARYYDDNLQRERARLSESFYNHLEKRLVLHLVDRYFAAGGRLLDVGGGPGSYSQDFLDRGFDITLVDISPRAVECAQEQYGGHPRFRALVLDATEVVSLGRESFDAVLSNGPFYHLIRRSDRDRAAQATWQVLKPGGRIIAAALTVYSFIRGLLTWEKHDRFLSDEVPCNPRVDGLWSDRCDEHDVISPYRTRPEPFRRFFERHGFRTMSMAACKGVLTGLKSLDEAPEAVQEKAAALMLATCEDPDTLGLSEHIFYVGEKATSA
- a CDS encoding type II toxin-antitoxin system VapC family toxin; its protein translation is MKILDSDHCVAILRSQLDLTEHMGAGEELAITAVAVGELIHGAAKSRHAVENLARVDTLLAAVTVLPFDEWSARRFGLLKAQLKQAGQAIGDIDLLIASIALDREGTLVTHNTRHFSRLVGAAGLILEDWLE
- a CDS encoding type II toxin-antitoxin system Phd/YefM family antitoxin codes for the protein MVTINVAEAKARFSELLSRAAAGERFVIKRRERPVAALVGVADLDRLERTPHTALRLARALGQEEAILEKIERGELHPAMAAFGLWRDEEDLANLAEEIAAGRDKPSTRPSVNL